In Vigna angularis cultivar LongXiaoDou No.4 chromosome 8, ASM1680809v1, whole genome shotgun sequence, one DNA window encodes the following:
- the LOC108345964 gene encoding FACT complex subunit SSRP1, producing MSDGHLFNNITLGGRGGTNSGQIRIYAGGIIWKRQGGGKLIEVDKSDIMGVTWMKVPRTNQLGVQIKDGLYYKFTGFRDQDVVSLTNFFQNTCGISVEEKQLSVSGRNWGEVDLNGNMLAFMVGSKQAFEVSLADVSQTQLQGKNDVILEFHVDDTTGANEKDSLMEISFHIPNSNTQFVGDENRPPAQVFRDKIMSMADVGAGGEDAVVTFEGIAILTPRGRYSVELHMSFLRLQGQANDFKIQYSSVVRLFLLPKSNQPHTFVIISLDPPIRKGQTLYPHIVMQFETDYVVQSELAITEDLYNTKYKDKLELSYKGLIHEVFTTILRGLSGAKVTKPGKFRSCQDGYAVKSSLKAEDGILYPLEKSFFFLPKPPTLILHEEIDYVEFERHAAGGSNMHYFDLLIRLKSEQEHLFRNIQRNEYHNLYEFISSKGLKIMNLGDAQPTVGIKKVLENDDDDAVDPHLERIKNEAGGDESDEEDSDFVADKDDEGSPTDDSGADDSDGSDSGDEKEKPVKKESKKDLPSKATTSKKKSKDDEDGKKKKQKKKKDPNAPKRAMSGFMFFSKLERENLKKTNPGISFTDVGRVLGEKWKKMSADEKEPYEAKAREDKKRYKDEISGYKNPQPMNIDSGNDSDSS from the exons AATTCTGGGCAGATAAGGATTTATGCTGGAGGAATTATATGGAAGAGACAGGGCGGCGGTAAATTAATTGAAGTTGATAAATCTGACATAATGGGGGTGACATGGATGAAGGTTCCAAGGACTAACCAACTTggggttcaaatcaaagatggGTTGTACTACAAGTTCACAGGATTTCGCGACCAG GATGTTGTAAGTTTGaccaatttttttcaaaacaccTGTGGAATATCAGTAGAGGAGAAACAACTTTCTGTTAGCGGACGTAATTGGGGAGAAGTTGATCTAAATG GAAATATGCTGGCTTTTATGGTTGGTTCAAAGCAAGCTTTTGAAGTTTCTTTAGCAGACGTCTCTCAAACACAGCTTCAAGGGAAGAATGACGTGATCTTGGAGTTTCACGTGGATGACACAACTGGAGCTAATGAG AAAGATTCATTGATGGAGATAAGTTTCCATATACCGAATTCCAACACCCAGTTTGTTGGTGATGAAAATCGTCCTCCTGCTCAG GTTTTCCGTGACAAAATAATGTCTATGGCTGATGTTGGTGCTGGAGGTGAAGATGCTGTTGTTACCTTTGAGGGTATTGCAATCCTTACACCAAG GGGACGATACAGTGTTGAGTTACACATGTCATTCTTGCGGCTTCAGGGACAAgctaatgatttcaaaattcagtATAGCAGTGTGGTTCGCCTATTTTTGCTTCCTAAG TCTAATCAACCACATACCTTCGTTATCATTAGCCTTGACCCCCCTATTCGGAAGGGACAAACTTTGTACCCTCATATTGTGATGCAG TTTGAAACTGATTATGTTGTTCAAAGTGAATTGGCAATAACTGAAGATCTTTATAACACAAAGTATAAGGATAAATTGGAGCTGTCTTATAAG GGACTTATTCATGAAGTGTTCACCACAATATTACGTGGGTTGTCAGGTGCCAAAGTGACTAAGCCTGGAAAATTTAGGAGTTGTCAAGATGGTTATGCAGTGAAATCATCTTTGAAAGCTGAAGATGGAATTCTGTACCCTCTTGAGAAGAGCTTCTTCTTTCTGCCTAAACCTCCCACTCTAATTCTTCATGAAGAG ATTGACTATGTGGAGTTTGAGAGGCATGCTGCTGGTGGCTCCAATATGCATTATTTCGACCTTCTTATCAGACTGAAATCTGAACAAGAGCATCTATTCCGTAATATTCAGAGAAATGAGTACCACAATCTGTACGAATTTATCAG TTCAAAGGGCttgaaaattatgaatttgGGAGATGCCCAACCCACGGTTGGTATTAAGAAGGTTCTTgagaatgatgatgatgatgctgTTGATCCACATCTTGAGCGTATTAAAAATGAAGCTGGTGGAGATGAAAGTGACGAGGAG GATTCCGATTTTGTTGCTGACAAGGATGATGAAGGTTCTCCTACTGATGATTCTGGGGCAGATGATTCCGATGGTAGTGATAGTGGTGATGAGAAAGAG AAGCCTGTCAAAAAGGAATCAAAGAAGGACCTGCCTTCTAAGGCGACTACTTCAAAAAAGAAATCTAAAGATGATGAGgatggaaagaagaaaaaacagaagaagaaaaaggaccCAAATGCACCCAAGAGGGCAATGTCCGGTTTCATGTTCTTTTCTAAATtggaaagagag aatCTAAAGAAAACTAATCCTGGAATTTCATTTACGGACGTGGGAAGAGTACTTGGAGAGAAATGGAAAAAGATGTCAG CGGATGAGAAGGAACCATACGAGGCAAAAGCACGCGAAGATAAAAAACGTTACAAGGATGAGATCAGTGGCTACAAGAATCCCCAACCTATGAATATTGATTCTGGAAATGACTCTGACAGTTCTTAA